A region from the Paenibacillus humicola genome encodes:
- a CDS encoding mannonate dehydratase produces the protein MRLAEFFPSQPNRLWRLAKQMGVDYAVGPLAWEEKGQHKPWDLMPLIHMKQRFADYGLTLEVIESMPPSNNIKLGTPERDEEIEVFKQFIVNMGAAGIPVLCYNFMAQFNWFRTSTTTRTRGGALVSSYDHSLMLDAPLTEAGVVTEERLWDNLNYFLTQIVPVAEKAKVKLALHPDDPPISPIRGVSRILRSADALQRAIDLVPSEYSGITLCQGTLATAGEDIPAVIRRFSEQNKLFFVHFRDVRGTPDKFEETFHDDGKTNMLEAMEAYYEAGFDGPARPDHVPTMDGEDNANPGYELLGRLYGVGYIKGLMEAAAAKKKAEAAGR, from the coding sequence ATGCGGCTCGCGGAATTTTTCCCGTCGCAGCCGAACCGGCTGTGGCGGCTGGCCAAGCAGATGGGCGTCGACTATGCGGTCGGCCCGCTGGCCTGGGAGGAGAAAGGGCAGCACAAGCCCTGGGACCTCATGCCGCTCATTCATATGAAGCAGCGGTTTGCGGATTACGGTCTGACGCTCGAGGTTATCGAATCGATGCCGCCGTCAAACAACATCAAGCTGGGAACGCCCGAGCGGGATGAGGAGATCGAGGTATTCAAGCAGTTCATCGTCAATATGGGAGCGGCCGGCATACCGGTCTTGTGCTATAACTTTATGGCGCAGTTCAACTGGTTCCGCACGTCGACGACGACCCGCACGAGAGGCGGGGCGCTGGTCTCGAGCTATGACCATTCGCTTATGCTGGACGCGCCGCTGACCGAAGCGGGAGTCGTGACGGAAGAGCGGCTGTGGGACAATTTGAACTATTTTCTGACGCAGATCGTGCCTGTCGCGGAGAAGGCGAAGGTGAAGCTGGCGCTCCATCCGGACGACCCGCCGATTTCGCCGATCCGCGGCGTATCGCGGATTTTGCGCAGCGCCGATGCGCTGCAGCGCGCCATCGATCTCGTGCCGAGCGAATACAGCGGCATCACGCTTTGCCAGGGCACGCTGGCGACGGCCGGCGAAGACATTCCCGCGGTCATCCGCCGCTTCTCCGAGCAGAACAAACTGTTCTTCGTTCATTTCCGGGACGTGCGCGGTACGCCGGATAAATTCGAGGAGACCTTCCACGACGACGGGAAGACGAACATGCTCGAAGCGATGGAGGCGTATTACGAGGCCGGCTTCGACGGCCCGGCCCGTCCGGACCATGTGCCGACGATGGACGGTGAGGACAATGCGAATCCGGGCTACGAGCTGCTCGGCCGGCTGTACGGCGTCGGATACATCAAGGGCCTGATGGAAGCGGCGGCCGCGAAGAAGAAGGCGGAGGCGGCCGGGCGGTAG
- a CDS encoding DinB family protein, with the protein MEHPTVKLYNYHVWANKLVFDHVKKLPEGTAETEVQNAFPNVLAVLAHIYAVDEMWLSVIRGATFDEARAVVMRANEEAAEMKLGGQERKFDETADKYRAFLADGRDLDRTIPVFHPKIGEQQALLGELVQHVVNHGTYHRGQVTSILRQLGHAGVPTDYAFYMFE; encoded by the coding sequence ATGGAACATCCAACGGTTAAATTGTATAACTATCACGTTTGGGCGAACAAGCTGGTATTCGATCATGTGAAGAAGCTGCCGGAGGGCACCGCCGAAACCGAGGTGCAGAACGCGTTCCCGAACGTCCTCGCGGTGCTTGCGCACATTTACGCGGTGGATGAAATGTGGTTGTCGGTCATAAGAGGCGCTACTTTCGACGAAGCGCGGGCGGTGGTTATGAGAGCGAATGAGGAAGCTGCGGAAATGAAGCTCGGCGGGCAGGAGCGAAAGTTTGACGAAACGGCAGACAAGTACCGGGCTTTCCTCGCCGACGGGCGGGATCTCGACCGGACGATACCGGTCTTCCATCCGAAAATCGGGGAACAGCAGGCGCTCCTTGGCGAGCTCGTCCAGCACGTCGTGAATCACGGCACCTACCACCGCGGCCAGGTGACGTCGATCCTGCGGCAGCTCGGACATGCCGGCGTGCCGACGGACTATGCATTTTATATGTTTGAATAA
- a CDS encoding ATP-binding protein, producing MHGLVKNEKLQMGMVAAATAVGAEFKINPFQGDFFRIGLGVSTFLLFLLFMRHLSYIKTGVVTGIANAVVQNSVAAGAYYFVYAAGLSLIQKRLDRLEPLALGGLIAAIDFIANLTELFLRGILLGTHRFYLHEWFYLLMIALVRSYFVIGLFSSISVSQMRVLHAEQEKRMEQMLSVGAGLYGETFYLKKSMDTIERITASSFDLYRRLKEDRLTVYSSQALGISQQIHEVKKDSQRILAGLMKLYDSEFTVGLTYSEVVRFVIKGNREYGEMLRKKIIIEAEGDADFQTPNFIPLLTVLNNLVANAVEAIRKQGTVGLQVLEEERELVFVVTDSGLGVPEELRGIIFEPGFTTKFNEEGIAATGIGLSHVRDIVETFGGSIGVGPAGKSGGAQFVVRLPKIRFLQGGPAR from the coding sequence ATGCACGGTCTGGTTAAGAACGAAAAGCTGCAAATGGGAATGGTCGCGGCAGCGACGGCCGTTGGCGCTGAATTCAAAATCAATCCGTTTCAAGGCGACTTTTTTCGCATCGGGCTCGGCGTCAGCACGTTTTTGCTCTTCCTGCTGTTCATGCGGCACTTGTCTTATATCAAAACGGGCGTGGTCACCGGTATCGCGAACGCGGTCGTGCAAAACAGCGTCGCGGCCGGCGCGTATTATTTCGTATATGCCGCCGGGCTGAGCCTGATCCAAAAAAGGCTGGACCGGCTTGAGCCTCTGGCGCTCGGCGGCCTGATCGCGGCGATCGATTTCATCGCCAATTTGACCGAGCTGTTTTTGCGCGGCATTCTGCTGGGCACTCACCGGTTTTATTTGCACGAATGGTTTTATTTGCTCATGATCGCGCTGGTGCGCAGCTACTTCGTCATCGGTCTGTTCAGCAGCATTTCGGTCAGCCAGATGCGCGTCCTTCATGCCGAGCAGGAGAAAAGAATGGAGCAAATGCTGAGCGTCGGCGCCGGTTTGTACGGGGAAACCTTTTATTTGAAAAAATCGATGGATACGATCGAGCGGATTACCGCGAGCAGCTTCGACCTGTACCGCAGGCTGAAGGAAGACCGCCTGACCGTCTACAGCTCGCAGGCGCTCGGCATCTCGCAGCAAATCCACGAGGTCAAGAAGGACTCCCAGCGAATATTGGCGGGCCTTATGAAGCTGTACGACAGCGAATTTACGGTCGGTCTCACGTATTCCGAAGTGGTTCGCTTCGTGATCAAAGGAAACCGCGAATACGGGGAAATGCTGAGGAAGAAAATTATTATCGAAGCGGAAGGCGATGCGGACTTCCAGACGCCGAATTTCATTCCGCTGCTTACCGTGCTGAACAATCTGGTGGCGAATGCGGTCGAAGCGATCCGGAAGCAGGGAACCGTCGGCCTTCAGGTGCTGGAAGAAGAGCGCGAGCTGGTTTTTGTCGTGACGGATTCGGGCCTGGGGGTTCCAGAAGAGCTTCGCGGCATCATTTTCGAGCCGGGTTTTACGACAAAGTTCAACGAGGAGGGAATTGCGGCAACCGGAATCGGTCTCTCTCATGTGCGCGATATCGTCGAGACTTTCGGCGGAAGCATCGGCGTGGGGCCGGCAGGCAAATCCGGCGGCGCGCAATTTGTCGTCCGTCTTCCCAAAATCCGTTTTTTACAAGGAGGGCCAGCGCGGTGA
- a CDS encoding helix-turn-helix transcriptional regulator codes for MSKADNMLAILWLLKTRRRRTAKELAEELEMSVRTVYRYIDALCASGVPIVSDAGHNGGYSLPDHFNDAPLFFDLEEQKALVHAAAFAREAGYPNGEALNRAVAKLKRYASEEQKQELNRQETGVDAIHPHFGEEQETALKALEAAMADGCTVRLDYRKSYGQAVKRRDIDPYGLVHWKSKWYVVGFCRLRSTIRSFRVDRIEGDVVRTGERYERPADFSPREALLRDLLPGRGKEEALVTVRIQGRESAIDDLCAHWFLGHAVAERSASEAVFRLDENAAFSRMPYLLMAYGGTIRVAGPPAMKDAMVRAAARLHEYYESM; via the coding sequence ATGTCCAAAGCCGACAATATGCTGGCTATTCTTTGGCTGCTCAAAACGCGCAGACGGCGGACGGCGAAGGAGCTTGCGGAGGAGCTGGAGATGAGCGTCCGCACCGTGTACCGGTATATCGACGCGCTCTGCGCGAGCGGGGTGCCGATCGTCTCGGATGCGGGGCATAACGGCGGCTACAGCCTGCCGGACCATTTCAACGACGCGCCGCTGTTTTTCGATCTGGAGGAGCAGAAAGCGCTTGTGCATGCGGCGGCGTTCGCCCGGGAAGCCGGCTATCCGAACGGCGAAGCGCTTAACCGGGCCGTCGCCAAGCTGAAGCGGTATGCGAGCGAGGAGCAGAAGCAGGAGCTGAACCGGCAGGAGACGGGTGTGGACGCCATTCATCCGCATTTCGGCGAGGAGCAGGAAACGGCGCTGAAGGCGCTCGAGGCGGCGATGGCGGACGGCTGCACCGTGCGGCTCGATTACCGCAAAAGCTACGGTCAGGCAGTGAAGCGCCGCGACATCGACCCGTACGGGCTCGTGCATTGGAAAAGCAAATGGTACGTTGTCGGCTTTTGCCGGCTGCGAAGCACAATCCGCAGCTTCCGTGTCGACCGGATCGAAGGCGACGTCGTCCGGACGGGCGAGCGGTACGAGCGGCCTGCGGATTTCTCGCCGCGGGAGGCGCTGCTGCGGGATCTGCTGCCCGGCCGCGGCAAGGAGGAGGCGCTCGTTACGGTGCGCATTCAAGGCCGGGAATCGGCGATCGACGATTTGTGCGCTCATTGGTTTCTCGGTCATGCGGTGGCGGAGCGGTCCGCATCGGAAGCGGTTTTCCGGCTGGACGAGAACGCCGCCTTCAGCCGCATGCCGTACCTTCTGATGGCGTACGGAGGCACGATCCGGGTGGCCGGGCCGCCGGCGATGAAGGACGCGATGGTTCGCGCGGCGGCGCGCCTGCACGAGTATTACGAGTCGATGTAA
- a CDS encoding alpha/beta hydrolase family protein: MWSPDRYMEKLYESVTPSESLDRVTSREEWNVWRERLRHRFVSLLGGFPSEAPDLSPEVIESEDCGEYTRERIQIQTFPGLFMPVYVLVPKKRGARSEAVIACHGHGYGSKDIVGLTENGEKKTGDPGYQKNFAVELVRRGYITVAPELLGFGDRKLAEEAQSPNSCHRLSTFLLAMGRTMAGYRVYETLRCVDYLRSRGDVDADRIGCMGISGGGLVCSFAAAVDPRITAAVVSGFTNTFRASILSIHHCVDNYVPGLSLAAEMPDLLGLIAPRPLLIEAGSRDPIFPVDATLKAYETIKSVYKLLGREEKVELDLFEGVHEISGNVAYDWFRRVWS; encoded by the coding sequence ATGTGGAGTCCGGACCGATATATGGAGAAGCTGTACGAGAGCGTGACGCCTTCCGAAAGCTTGGACCGCGTCACCTCGAGAGAGGAATGGAATGTGTGGAGAGAGCGCCTGCGGCACCGGTTTGTAAGCCTGCTGGGCGGATTTCCTTCGGAGGCTCCCGATCTTTCCCCGGAGGTGATCGAATCCGAGGATTGCGGCGAATATACGCGGGAGCGGATTCAGATCCAGACCTTCCCGGGGCTCTTCATGCCGGTTTACGTGCTCGTCCCGAAGAAGCGCGGCGCCCGTTCGGAAGCCGTCATCGCCTGCCACGGCCACGGCTACGGCAGCAAAGATATCGTGGGCTTGACCGAGAACGGCGAGAAAAAGACCGGAGACCCTGGGTACCAGAAAAATTTTGCCGTCGAGCTCGTGAGGAGGGGCTATATCACGGTGGCGCCGGAGTTATTGGGCTTTGGCGACCGGAAGCTGGCGGAGGAGGCACAATCGCCGAACTCCTGCCATCGTCTCTCGACCTTCCTCCTGGCCATGGGCCGGACGATGGCCGGTTACCGGGTCTACGAGACGCTGCGCTGCGTCGATTATTTGCGGTCGCGCGGGGACGTGGACGCGGATCGAATCGGATGTATGGGAATTTCCGGCGGAGGGCTGGTCTGCTCGTTTGCGGCCGCGGTCGACCCGCGCATTACGGCTGCGGTTGTAAGCGGTTTTACGAATACGTTCCGGGCGAGCATCCTGTCCATTCATCACTGTGTCGATAATTATGTGCCGGGCTTGTCGCTGGCGGCCGAAATGCCGGATCTGCTCGGCCTGATCGCGCCGAGACCTCTTTTGATCGAAGCCGGCAGCCGGGATCCGATCTTCCCGGTCGACGCGACGCTGAAAGCGTACGAAACGATCAAGAGCGTATACAAGCTGCTGGGCCGGGAAGAAAAAGTAGAGCTGGACCTGTTCGAGGGCGTCCACGAAATATCCGGAAATGTCGCTTACGACTGGTTTCGGCGCGTATGGTCCTAA
- a CDS encoding HAD family hydrolase, whose protein sequence is MKPVKAVFFDLYETLVTEFADGKRLSNRKTDYAALLGLPNEAFKREWAARQQRRMTGHFPDYYAVIADIARERGLDVDPANVERLYRDRCAEKELPFRRVRPDIPAMLGRLREEGMKLGLISNCTEEEVRGWSGSPLAALFDDALFSYEIGMAKPDRAIYLLGCERLSVLPEESIFVGDGGSGELEGARAAGMRPLHAFWYNTYVQSDAKKIGRPEELVRELTGKAQDGDRSDEN, encoded by the coding sequence ATGAAGCCGGTCAAAGCGGTCTTTTTCGATTTATACGAAACGCTCGTTACGGAATTCGCGGACGGCAAAAGGCTGTCGAACCGCAAAACCGACTACGCGGCACTGCTCGGGCTGCCGAACGAGGCGTTCAAGCGGGAATGGGCGGCGCGGCAGCAGCGGCGGATGACGGGACATTTTCCGGACTATTATGCGGTCATCGCAGATATCGCGCGGGAGCGGGGGCTGGACGTCGATCCGGCGAACGTCGAGCGGCTTTACCGGGATCGCTGCGCGGAGAAGGAGCTGCCGTTCCGGCGCGTCCGCCCGGACATTCCGGCGATGCTGGGCAGGCTCCGGGAGGAAGGCATGAAGCTGGGCCTGATCAGCAACTGCACGGAGGAGGAGGTCCGGGGCTGGAGCGGAAGCCCGCTGGCGGCGCTGTTCGACGACGCGCTGTTTTCGTACGAAATCGGGATGGCTAAGCCGGACCGGGCCATTTACCTGCTTGGCTGCGAGCGGCTGTCCGTTCTGCCCGAGGAGTCGATCTTCGTCGGCGACGGAGGCTCCGGCGAGCTGGAGGGCGCCCGCGCGGCGGGCATGAGGCCGCTGCATGCGTTCTGGTACAACACGTATGTGCAGAGCGACGCGAAAAAAATCGGCCGGCCGGAAGAGCTCGTGCGGGAGCTGACCGGAAAGGCGCAGGATGGCGATCGTTCGGACGAGAACTGA
- a CDS encoding carbohydrate ABC transporter permease, protein MTALRKKKHTGETNVAGYVFISPWLIGLLLLTVWPIAQSIYLSFTDYSLLEDPKWVGGANYSNILFNDSVFRKSLSVTFAFVLFSVPLKLFFSLMVALLLNKNMRGIHLYRTAIYFPSLIGGSIAVSVLWRNMFGLDGYINQVLAWFGIQGIGWITNPHTALGTLILLGTWQFGSTMVIFLAGLKQIPQDLYESSAVDGAGRARQFFHITLPMLSPVMFFNLVLGIIGSFQMFTSAFIITKGGPINSTYMYALFLFEQAFKHYHMGYASALAWILLVIIAALTGLNFLASRYWVFYESDGGKAK, encoded by the coding sequence ATAACGGCGCTGCGCAAAAAGAAACACACCGGCGAGACGAATGTGGCGGGCTACGTGTTTATTTCTCCCTGGCTGATCGGCCTGCTGCTCTTGACGGTGTGGCCGATTGCCCAGTCGATCTATCTGTCGTTCACGGATTATTCCTTGCTGGAGGACCCGAAATGGGTCGGCGGGGCCAACTATTCGAACATCCTGTTCAACGACTCGGTGTTCCGGAAATCGCTGTCCGTTACGTTCGCGTTCGTTCTTTTTTCCGTTCCGCTGAAGCTGTTTTTCTCCCTGATGGTCGCCCTGCTGCTGAACAAAAATATGCGGGGCATCCATTTGTACCGGACGGCGATTTATTTTCCGTCCCTCATCGGAGGCAGCATCGCCGTATCCGTCCTGTGGCGCAATATGTTCGGGCTGGACGGCTACATCAACCAGGTGCTCGCCTGGTTCGGCATTCAGGGCATCGGCTGGATCACGAACCCGCACACGGCGCTCGGCACGCTGATTCTGCTCGGCACGTGGCAGTTCGGCTCGACGATGGTCATTTTCCTTGCGGGGCTGAAGCAGATTCCGCAGGATTTGTACGAATCGTCCGCCGTCGACGGAGCGGGCCGGGCGAGGCAGTTTTTTCACATTACGCTGCCGATGCTTTCGCCCGTTATGTTCTTTAACCTGGTGCTGGGCATCATCGGATCGTTCCAGATGTTCACCTCGGCGTTCATCATCACCAAGGGCGGGCCGATCAACTCCACGTACATGTACGCGCTGTTCCTGTTCGAGCAGGCGTTCAAGCATTACCATATGGGCTATGCGTCCGCGCTGGCCTGGATTTTGCTGGTCATCATCGCGGCTTTGACGGGCCTTAACTTCCTGGCTTCGCGCTACTGGGTATTCTACGAATCCGACGGGGGGAAAGCGAAATGA
- a CDS encoding carbohydrate ABC transporter permease, with protein sequence MNTSRRTFAGTANHIVLTVLSLLMLYPVFWWVGASLKTTAEMSLPAIWPKTPIWSNYSKGWSFTGEYTFTHFFGNTLLMECWNVLGAVITSAIVAYGFGRLRFKLRGFWFSILLLTMMLPGQVTVVPQYILYNNFGLVDSYIPLVLPHFFGGGAFFIFLLVQFIRGIPRELDEAAKIDGSSVYGIFARIVFPLLKPSLVTVAIFTFIWSWDDFFGQVLYLSSVSKYTVGLALRMFVDQFEIQWGQLLAMSLLSIVPSVVVFFLAQKHFVEGIATTGLKG encoded by the coding sequence ATGAATACGTCCCGCCGAACGTTTGCGGGAACGGCGAATCATATCGTCCTTACCGTGCTGTCGCTGCTCATGCTGTATCCGGTTTTCTGGTGGGTGGGGGCATCGCTGAAAACGACCGCGGAGATGAGCCTGCCGGCCATCTGGCCAAAAACGCCGATCTGGTCGAACTACTCGAAGGGCTGGTCGTTTACGGGGGAGTACACCTTTACGCACTTCTTCGGCAACACGCTGCTGATGGAATGCTGGAACGTGCTCGGCGCCGTGATCACGAGCGCGATCGTCGCTTACGGCTTCGGCAGGCTTCGTTTCAAGCTGCGCGGCTTCTGGTTCTCGATCTTGCTTCTCACGATGATGCTGCCGGGACAGGTGACGGTCGTTCCGCAATATATTTTGTACAACAACTTCGGTCTCGTGGACAGCTATATCCCGCTCGTGCTGCCGCATTTTTTCGGCGGCGGCGCCTTCTTCATCTTCCTGCTCGTCCAGTTCATCCGGGGCATCCCGCGCGAGCTTGACGAAGCGGCAAAAATCGACGGCTCTTCCGTATACGGGATTTTCGCCCGGATCGTGTTCCCGCTGCTCAAGCCGTCGCTCGTAACCGTCGCCATCTTCACGTTCATTTGGAGCTGGGACGATTTCTTCGGCCAGGTGCTGTATCTGAGCTCGGTCAGCAAATATACGGTCGGCCTTGCGCTGCGGATGTTTGTCGACCAGTTCGAAATTCAATGGGGGCAGCTGCTGGCGATGTCGCTGCTTTCCATCGTGCCGTCGGTCGTGGTCTTTTTCCTCGCCCAGAAGCATTTCGTCGAAGGCATCGCCACAACCGGGCTGAAAGGCTAA
- a CDS encoding aminoglycoside phosphotransferase family protein, producing MDNIMDKLREKGILERSVVRAEKLKGGTASTVYALYDGGKPVYALKLNDPATVEAEFRFLSAYAGSPLLPQPVYADPGFRYFVYRYLPGDTVYRRGGKRGMLTGLVDSLINRYKRFESCEGYGHVDSPQPSWRAFLHSREEWALETIADRLPEDDHRLVRQFIASTAANSLPRYYLHGDCGVHNFLFGGGKLTGVIDPTPVAGEPMYDLIYAFCSSPDDLDEDTFQSAVSRLDPRLYVPGRLNEEVLTGLYFRIATCLFHHPHDYAEYAKAWEYWKSRAGA from the coding sequence ATGGACAACATTATGGACAAGCTTCGCGAAAAAGGGATTCTGGAGCGGTCCGTCGTACGGGCGGAGAAGCTGAAGGGCGGGACGGCCAGCACCGTTTACGCCTTGTACGACGGCGGGAAGCCCGTTTATGCGCTCAAGCTGAACGACCCCGCAACCGTGGAAGCGGAATTTCGGTTTTTGTCCGCTTATGCGGGCAGTCCGCTGCTTCCGCAGCCCGTTTATGCCGATCCGGGCTTTCGTTATTTCGTCTACCGCTACCTTCCCGGCGATACGGTTTATCGCAGGGGCGGCAAACGCGGCATGCTGACCGGCCTTGTCGACAGCCTGATCAACCGGTACAAGCGGTTCGAATCGTGCGAAGGGTACGGGCATGTCGATTCGCCGCAGCCCAGCTGGCGCGCCTTTCTCCATTCGAGAGAAGAATGGGCGCTCGAGACGATCGCGGACCGGCTGCCCGAAGACGATCACCGGCTGGTGCGGCAGTTCATCGCTTCCACCGCGGCGAACAGCCTGCCCCGCTATTACCTGCACGGGGATTGCGGCGTGCACAATTTTCTGTTCGGCGGCGGGAAGCTGACCGGCGTCATCGACCCGACGCCGGTTGCGGGCGAGCCGATGTACGATTTGATTTACGCGTTCTGCTCGTCGCCGGACGATCTGGACGAGGACACGTTTCAATCCGCCGTCAGCCGGCTCGATCCGCGTCTGTACGTTCCCGGGCGGCTCAATGAAGAGGTGCTGACCGGCTTGTACTTTCGCATCGCGACGTGCCTGTTCCATCACCCGCACGATTACGCCGAATACGCCAAGGCGTGGGAATATTGGAAAAGCAGGGCGGGTGCTTAA
- a CDS encoding response regulator, giving the protein MTSTFAIVDDDAVSRQMLQHIIEDSLLGDVVGAAAGGREGVRTILNRIPDIVLIDLLMPDQDGIETVAQLKENGFRGKFIMISQVENKEMVGQAYQTGIEFFIHKPINRVEVVSVLAKVNEQRRYERHLYEIKRALSAFGDAEQTPLPKARTVRDTVSPILMDLGILGENGSKEIVAIIEYLALRMEERTSDFPPLKELYEAAARKYKQSRGDIEKESKAIEQRIRRTVMAALTNLASIGLTDYSNPKFEHYAPLYFDFQDVRMKMRAMDEEPHPDKGKVNIKKFVQVLFLETLEKMRT; this is encoded by the coding sequence GTGACGTCTACGTTCGCGATTGTTGACGATGATGCGGTAAGCAGGCAAATGCTGCAGCATATTATCGAGGATTCCCTGCTCGGCGATGTAGTCGGGGCGGCGGCGGGCGGGAGAGAAGGCGTCCGGACGATTTTGAACCGGATACCGGACATTGTGCTGATCGATCTGCTCATGCCCGACCAGGACGGTATCGAGACGGTCGCGCAGCTGAAGGAGAACGGCTTTCGCGGCAAATTCATCATGATTTCGCAGGTCGAGAACAAAGAGATGGTCGGCCAGGCGTACCAGACCGGTATCGAGTTTTTTATCCATAAACCGATCAATCGCGTGGAAGTGGTCTCGGTATTGGCGAAGGTGAACGAGCAGCGGCGCTACGAACGGCACCTTTATGAAATCAAGCGGGCGCTTTCGGCATTCGGCGATGCGGAGCAAACGCCGCTTCCCAAAGCGCGGACCGTGCGCGATACGGTCAGTCCGATTTTGATGGACCTTGGCATTCTCGGCGAAAACGGCAGCAAAGAAATTGTCGCCATTATCGAGTATTTGGCCTTGCGCATGGAGGAGCGAACGTCCGATTTTCCGCCTTTGAAAGAACTGTACGAAGCCGCGGCTCGCAAATATAAGCAAAGCAGGGGCGACATCGAGAAGGAGAGCAAGGCGATCGAACAGCGGATTCGCCGGACCGTCATGGCGGCGCTGACGAATTTGGCGTCCATCGGTCTCACCGATTACAGCAATCCGAAATTCGAGCATTATGCGCCGCTCTATTTCGATTTTCAGGACGTCCGGATGAAGATGAGGGCGATGGACGAGGAGCCGCATCCGGACAAAGGAAAGGTCAATATTAAAAAGTTCGTGCAGGTACTCTTCCTGGAAACGCTCGAAAAAATGAGGACATAA
- a CDS encoding ABC transporter substrate-binding protein, with product MNKRKHRMLVKGGVLLAAAALALTGCSSGGKSGAQTGDSGEGSGNSGAKGAKLSIMWWGADDRHQATLKALDLYTEQHPEISFTPEYLSWDGYWSKLTTLAASKSMTDVLQMDGAYIQDYASRGTLEDLSDIDFSGIIDQKIIDSVKIGGKLYGVPLSLNGQGYAFNKADLAAAGVTLPHKDWTWDDFWNFAKEARQKLPKDKYPISDASNGWDSYQYYQTAMGKGPVISPDGKKLNIDKDLWYTFNNMYAQFRKDGVVPSPDEQGAFVENDPKADPMASGKVMTRGATVASVSVLETLMPGKVGVVNIPVGPAGGGWAQPTIFLSVSANSKHKEEAKAFLKWFVSDKEAGQTLGLTRGIPVNDTIYKELEPNLQPKDKIGKELMDVVSDKALPFYPAPPGWSEWVQAYQNEMDAVRYGQETLDQAYNNIVKLGQDTAAKQGG from the coding sequence ATGAACAAACGCAAACATCGTATGCTCGTCAAAGGCGGCGTCCTGCTGGCTGCGGCGGCGCTGGCGCTGACGGGCTGCAGCAGCGGCGGCAAAAGCGGTGCGCAAACAGGCGATTCAGGCGAGGGTTCCGGCAATTCCGGCGCCAAAGGCGCGAAGCTGTCCATCATGTGGTGGGGAGCGGACGACCGTCATCAGGCAACTTTGAAAGCGCTTGACTTGTATACGGAGCAGCATCCGGAAATTTCGTTTACGCCCGAATATTTGTCCTGGGACGGCTACTGGAGCAAGCTGACGACGCTGGCGGCGTCGAAATCGATGACCGACGTGCTGCAGATGGACGGTGCCTATATCCAGGATTACGCAAGCAGGGGGACGCTGGAGGATTTGTCCGACATCGACTTCTCCGGCATCATCGACCAGAAAATTATCGACAGCGTGAAAATTGGCGGCAAGCTGTACGGCGTTCCGCTGTCGCTGAACGGCCAAGGCTACGCGTTCAACAAAGCCGACCTGGCCGCAGCCGGCGTCACGCTGCCGCACAAGGACTGGACGTGGGACGATTTCTGGAATTTCGCGAAGGAAGCCCGGCAGAAGCTGCCGAAGGACAAATATCCGATTTCCGACGCTTCGAACGGCTGGGACTCGTACCAATACTACCAGACCGCCATGGGCAAAGGCCCGGTCATTTCGCCGGACGGCAAGAAGCTGAACATCGACAAGGATCTGTGGTATACGTTCAACAATATGTACGCACAGTTCCGCAAAGACGGCGTCGTGCCGTCGCCGGACGAACAAGGCGCGTTCGTCGAAAACGATCCGAAGGCGGACCCGATGGCTTCGGGCAAAGTTATGACAAGAGGCGCGACGGTCGCTTCGGTCAGCGTGCTGGAAACGCTGATGCCGGGCAAGGTCGGCGTCGTCAACATCCCGGTCGGTCCCGCGGGCGGCGGCTGGGCGCAGCCGACCATCTTCCTCAGCGTCAGCGCCAATTCGAAGCACAAGGAAGAAGCGAAGGCGTTCCTGAAATGGTTCGTATCGGATAAAGAAGCCGGCCAGACGCTCGGCCTCACGCGCGGCATTCCGGTTAACGATACGATTTACAAGGAGCTGGAGCCGAATCTGCAGCCGAAGGACAAGATCGGCAAAGAGCTGATGGACGTCGTGTCGGACAAGGCGCTTCCGTTCTATCCGGCGCCTCCGGGCTGGTCGGAGTGGGTGCAGGCGTACCAGAATGAAATGGATGCGGTTCGGTACGGCCAGGAGACGCTGGATCAGGCGTACAACAATATCGTCAAGCTGGGGCAGGATACCGCCGCGAAGCAGGGCGGCTGA